The following are encoded together in the Ictidomys tridecemlineatus isolate mIctTri1 chromosome X, mIctTri1.hap1, whole genome shotgun sequence genome:
- the Foxr2 gene encoding forkhead box protein R2, whose translation MDLKLKNPDFWYSLHGHVPGLLDWDMGNEFFLPCTTDQSPLAEQNLAKYKIRVMKPPEVPQEWKLGPDEDAPQSEPNLWMWVNPNIVCPLSSQEALKPNSKDLTSMASSPQAPTKDEESNFSEAQGVLESLPLSSSDQSPQQKHLFSSPSDCELTEEEAEEQEDKSSEALMALNKRDCFQKPKLWQANNQERKSWPRPPLNYSHLIALALRNSPPCGLNVQQIYNFTRQHFPFFWTAPDGWKNTIRHNLCFLGSFEKVPVTVQDEADAKPRSCLWRLTEEGHRHFKEDTRLLASARRESIQQCMSQPDLMSSLFDL comes from the coding sequence ATggacctaaagctaaaaaatccTGACTTCTGGTACAGTCTTCATGGACATGTTCCAGGACTTCTGGACTGGGACATGGGGAATGAGTTCTTCTTGCCTTGTACCACAGACCAGAGCCCTTTAGCTGAGCAGAACCTTGCTAAATACAAAATACGAGTAATGAAGCCCCCAGAAGTACCCCAGGAGTGGAAACTTGGTCCTGATGAAGATGCTCCTCAGTCTGAACCCAACTTGTGGATGTGGGTGAACCCAAACATTGTGTGCCCTCTCAGCAGCCAGGAGGCCCTAAAGCCCAATAGTAAGGATCTGACAAGCATGGCTTCTTCCCCTCAGGCACCCACAAAAGATGAAGAGTCTAACTTCTCAGAGGCTCAGGGAGTGTTGGAGTCCCTGCCACTTTCCTCCAGTGATCAGTCTCCCCAACAGAAGCACCTCTTCTCTTCCCCAAGTGACTGTGAGCTCACAGAAGAGGAAGCTGAGGAACAAGAGGACAAGTCTTCTGAGGCCCTCATGGCCCTTAACAAAAGGGACTGCTTCCAGAAGCCAAAGCTGTGGCAAGCTAACAACCAGGAAAGGAAATCCTGGCCACGGCCCCCACTCAATTATAGCCATCTCATTGCCCTAGCATTAAGAAACAGCCCTCCTTGTGGTCTTAATGTGCAACAGATCTACAATTTCACTCGACAGCATTTCCCCTTTTTCTGGACAGCTCCAGATGGCTGGAAAAACACCATTCGCCACAACCTCTGCTTCCTAGGCAGCTTTGAAAAGGTGCCAGTCACTGTTCAGGATGAGGCTGATGCAAAACCTCGCTCTTGCCTCTGGAGGCTCACCGAGGAGGGACACCGCCACTTTAAGGAGGATACCCGTCTCTTAGCCTCTGCTAGAAGAGAGAGCATCCAACAGTGCATGAGCCAACCAGATTTGATGTCCTCCCTCTTTGACCTTTGA